A DNA window from Anas acuta chromosome 4, bAnaAcu1.1, whole genome shotgun sequence contains the following coding sequences:
- the ABRAXAS1 gene encoding BRCA1-A complex subunit Abraxas 1 isoform X3, with amino-acid sequence MTFRERLLHKNLQSHLSNQGLVFLLLTSSVMTESCSTYRLEHALHRPQEGLFQKVPLVVTNLGMAEQQGYRTVSGSCVSSGFVRAVRQHRSDFFYEDGSLQEVHKINEMYATLQEELKNICSTVEVSERSVEKLLAEVSQLKEEIKKKKQQKNSGEKKDRPEEPKENVLLCQALQTYFPNSGLQTCIVSFKGRRISKNCCKTDHKINITDKLTLMVEEKDFPEHETRQLTKRKVKGTTAGPKSFKKSRSLQLHQKLLQDQEDSDQEKKLTLSSTETDEEVLEKLKDTNEYPHSPTF; translated from the exons ATGACATTCCGAGAAAGACTTCTGCATAAGAACTTACAGTCCCACCTATCAAACCAGGGCCTTGTGTTCCTTCTGCTAACTTCTAGCGTGATGACAGAAAGTTGTTCAACGTACAGACTGGAACACGCCTTACACCGGCCACAAGAAGG TCTCTTTCAGAAAGTCCCCTTGGTGGTTACCAACTTGGGCATGGCAGAACAGCAAGGTTACAGAACGGTGTCTGGTTCCTGCGTGTCTTCTGGCTTTGTGAGAGCAGTGAGACAACACAG GTCAGACTTCTTTTATGAAGATGGATCCTTACAAGAGGTTCATAAGATAAATGAGATGTATGCCACCttgcaggaggagctgaag AATATATGCTCTACAGTAGAAGTCAGCGAACGATCTGTAGAGAAACTCCTAGCAGAGGTGAGCCaattgaaagaagaaataaagaaaaaaaagcaacagaaaaattcaG gggagaaaaaagatcGCCCAGAAGAGcccaaggaaaatgttttgctttgtcagGCCCTGCAAACATATTTCCCCAATTCTGGGCTTCAGACATGTATTGTTTCCTTCAAAGGAAGGAGGATATCCAAGAATTGCTGTAAGACAGACCATAAAATTAATATCACGGACAAACTGACTCTCATGGTGGAGGAAAAGGACTTTCCTGAACATGAAACACGACAATTAACCAAGCGCAAAGTCAAAGGGACCACCGCAGGACCAAAGTCTTTTAAGAAATCCAGATCACTGCAGCTTCACCAGAAGTTACTTCAAGATCAAGAGGACAGCGACCAGGAAAAGAAACTTACTCTGAGTAGCACTGAAACAGATGAGGAGGTGCTGGAGAAACTGAAAGATACGAACGAATACCCACACTCTCCCACTTTCTGA
- the ABRAXAS1 gene encoding BRCA1-A complex subunit Abraxas 1 isoform X2 — MDDVEVVYTIDIQKHIPCYQLFSFYNSAGELNKPALKKILSGCKKNVIGWYKFRRNTDQVMTFRERLLHKNLQSHLSNQGLVFLLLTSSVMTESCSTYRLEHALHRPQEGLFQKVPLVVTNLGMAEQQGYRTVSGSCVSSGFVRAVRQHRSDFFYEDGSLQEVHKINEMYATLQEELKNICSTVEVSERSVEKLLAEVSQLKEEIKKKKQQKNSGEKKDRPEEPKENVLLCQALQTYFPNSGLQTCIVSFKGRRISKNCCKTDHKINITDKLTLMVEEKDFPEHETRQLTKRKVKGTTAGPKSFKKSRSLQLHQKLLQDQEDSDQEKKLTLSSTETDEEVLEKLKDTNEYPHSPTF, encoded by the exons ATGGACGATGTGGAAGTGGTTTATACAATCG ATATACAGAAGCATATACCATGCTACCAGTTGTTCAG CTTTTATAATTCTGCAGGAGAACTGAACAAACCAGCCCTGAAGAAAATACTATCTGGCTGTAagaag AACGTAATAGGATGGTACAAATTCAGACGCAACACAGACCAGGTGATGACATTCCGAGAAAGACTTCTGCATAAGAACTTACAGTCCCACCTATCAAACCAGGGCCTTGTGTTCCTTCTGCTAACTTCTAGCGTGATGACAGAAAGTTGTTCAACGTACAGACTGGAACACGCCTTACACCGGCCACAAGAAGG TCTCTTTCAGAAAGTCCCCTTGGTGGTTACCAACTTGGGCATGGCAGAACAGCAAGGTTACAGAACGGTGTCTGGTTCCTGCGTGTCTTCTGGCTTTGTGAGAGCAGTGAGACAACACAG GTCAGACTTCTTTTATGAAGATGGATCCTTACAAGAGGTTCATAAGATAAATGAGATGTATGCCACCttgcaggaggagctgaag AATATATGCTCTACAGTAGAAGTCAGCGAACGATCTGTAGAGAAACTCCTAGCAGAGGTGAGCCaattgaaagaagaaataaagaaaaaaaagcaacagaaaaattcaG gggagaaaaaagatcGCCCAGAAGAGcccaaggaaaatgttttgctttgtcagGCCCTGCAAACATATTTCCCCAATTCTGGGCTTCAGACATGTATTGTTTCCTTCAAAGGAAGGAGGATATCCAAGAATTGCTGTAAGACAGACCATAAAATTAATATCACGGACAAACTGACTCTCATGGTGGAGGAAAAGGACTTTCCTGAACATGAAACACGACAATTAACCAAGCGCAAAGTCAAAGGGACCACCGCAGGACCAAAGTCTTTTAAGAAATCCAGATCACTGCAGCTTCACCAGAAGTTACTTCAAGATCAAGAGGACAGCGACCAGGAAAAGAAACTTACTCTGAGTAGCACTGAAACAGATGAGGAGGTGCTGGAGAAACTGAAAGATACGAACGAATACCCACACTCTCCCACTTTCTGA
- the ABRAXAS1 gene encoding BRCA1-A complex subunit Abraxas 1 isoform X1 codes for MEGESTSALLSGFVFGALAFQHLSTASDTEGFLLGDVKGEAKNSITDSQMDDVEVVYTIDIQKHIPCYQLFSFYNSAGELNKPALKKILSGCKKNVIGWYKFRRNTDQVMTFRERLLHKNLQSHLSNQGLVFLLLTSSVMTESCSTYRLEHALHRPQEGLFQKVPLVVTNLGMAEQQGYRTVSGSCVSSGFVRAVRQHRSDFFYEDGSLQEVHKINEMYATLQEELKNICSTVEVSERSVEKLLAEVSQLKEEIKKKKQQKNSGEKKDRPEEPKENVLLCQALQTYFPNSGLQTCIVSFKGRRISKNCCKTDHKINITDKLTLMVEEKDFPEHETRQLTKRKVKGTTAGPKSFKKSRSLQLHQKLLQDQEDSDQEKKLTLSSTETDEEVLEKLKDTNEYPHSPTF; via the exons ATGGAGGGCGAGAGCACCTCGGCCCTGCTCTCGGGCTTCGTCTTCGGCGCGCTGGCCTTCCAGCACCTCAGCACCGCCTCGGACACG GAAGGATTTCTCCTGGGAGATGTGAAAGGCGAGGCCAAGAACAGCATCACGGACTCGCAGATGGACGATGTGGAAGTGGTTTATACAATCG ATATACAGAAGCATATACCATGCTACCAGTTGTTCAG CTTTTATAATTCTGCAGGAGAACTGAACAAACCAGCCCTGAAGAAAATACTATCTGGCTGTAagaag AACGTAATAGGATGGTACAAATTCAGACGCAACACAGACCAGGTGATGACATTCCGAGAAAGACTTCTGCATAAGAACTTACAGTCCCACCTATCAAACCAGGGCCTTGTGTTCCTTCTGCTAACTTCTAGCGTGATGACAGAAAGTTGTTCAACGTACAGACTGGAACACGCCTTACACCGGCCACAAGAAGG TCTCTTTCAGAAAGTCCCCTTGGTGGTTACCAACTTGGGCATGGCAGAACAGCAAGGTTACAGAACGGTGTCTGGTTCCTGCGTGTCTTCTGGCTTTGTGAGAGCAGTGAGACAACACAG GTCAGACTTCTTTTATGAAGATGGATCCTTACAAGAGGTTCATAAGATAAATGAGATGTATGCCACCttgcaggaggagctgaag AATATATGCTCTACAGTAGAAGTCAGCGAACGATCTGTAGAGAAACTCCTAGCAGAGGTGAGCCaattgaaagaagaaataaagaaaaaaaagcaacagaaaaattcaG gggagaaaaaagatcGCCCAGAAGAGcccaaggaaaatgttttgctttgtcagGCCCTGCAAACATATTTCCCCAATTCTGGGCTTCAGACATGTATTGTTTCCTTCAAAGGAAGGAGGATATCCAAGAATTGCTGTAAGACAGACCATAAAATTAATATCACGGACAAACTGACTCTCATGGTGGAGGAAAAGGACTTTCCTGAACATGAAACACGACAATTAACCAAGCGCAAAGTCAAAGGGACCACCGCAGGACCAAAGTCTTTTAAGAAATCCAGATCACTGCAGCTTCACCAGAAGTTACTTCAAGATCAAGAGGACAGCGACCAGGAAAAGAAACTTACTCTGAGTAGCACTGAAACAGATGAGGAGGTGCTGGAGAAACTGAAAGATACGAACGAATACCCACACTCTCCCACTTTCTGA